The DNA segment CCGTATTTATCCTTAAGCCAGCCGCACTGCTCTGCTTCGGGGACTGCTGAAAGTTTCTCCCAGTAGTAATCTATCTCTGCCTGGTCTTTACACATAATCATAAGTGAAACTGCTTCGTTAAACGCGAACTTGTGCATTTCGCTGCTGCCGTCCATTGCGACAAACCACTGATTGCCAAGCTTAAAGTCCGTAAACGCCACCGAACCCTCTTTGTTTGGAGCCATGCCTGCAGGATAGCGGGAAAGTGTGCCGCGTTTGGAGTTTTTAAATACAGAGATATAGAAATCCGTGGCCTCTTCCGCTTTATCGCACCCTGGAGTGACAAACAGCATGGCCGGAATTATAAAAGGCCTTTTTTCTCCTTCCGGATTGGTGTAGATAAGCTGCCATGAAAGCCCGTATTTGTCCTGTATCCAGCCGTAACGTCCGCTGAAGGGGTATTTATCCAGGGGCATCATAACCGTGCCGCCGGGCAGCAGTTTTTCCCAAACTTCGTCAATCCTTTTGAGCGCGTCTTTGTCCTGTGACGGGTCAAAATTTACCATAACAGAGATAGGAGGGTTGAATTTGAAATAAGGGCCGGCGCTGATTGCCTGAAATTCGTAACCCATGATGGTGAATCCGACAATATCAACTTCTCCCGAAGGTGTACCGCGCATTTTGGATGTGAACTTTACCTTTGAAGAAGGGAAGAATGAAGCGTAAAAACCGGCAGCTTCAACCGCCTCTTTGTCATACCAGAGATGTGGCACAATTTTTTGCATGTTATCCCCCTTAAAAAATGATATCGGCAATGCAATATATAAAATTATACCATATAAAGAAAAAAATAGGGGACGGACTAAAAATGCGTTTTCACACATAAATTCGTTATAATCAGTTCAATTATTGGTAAAGAGTCGTTTTAACAAACATTTATGTAAAGTAAAGTTTACTTAAACCTATGATTACAGTTTTAATTCAATATAATTTGACTAAAAAGCTGCATATTGATATAATTAAGTAAACTTAAGTTTACTTAATTTAAAAAAAGCTAATTTAAATAAACCTTACTTGAATAAGGAGTTAAATATGAACACAAGAGCAGGGCGGTATGTAAGTCAAACTTCCGGATTTAAGGCTTTTATTCCGGAGTTGTTATCGTCGGGTAAATTTAGAATTAACAGAGATGATGAATTAGTATCGCTATTATCAGAGGCAGACCGCAGCCTTGCGCGGCTTGACGGAATGACGCAGATACTGCCTGACCTTGATATATTTATTTTTATGTACGTAAAAAAAGAGGCATTGTTAAGTTCTCAGATAGAAGGCACGCAGGCATCACTTCAGGGAGTTCTTGAATTTGAAGCTGACCTGTCGCATAAAGGTGAAAAAATTAATGATATGCAGGATATTAAAGAAGTCATAAATTATCAGAAAGCAATGAATTATGGAATTAAACGCCTTCAGGACTTTCCCATGTCCATGCGTTTAATCAGGGAAATACATAATATTCTGCTGACTGATACAAGGGGCAATAATAAAACACCCGGTGAATTCAGGGAAAGCCAGAACTGGATAGGCCCGCAGGGTTCCACAATAGAAACTGCGGCATTTATTCCGCCTCCGGCTGCTGAAATTATTGCACTTATGGGGGATATAGAAAAATATCTGTATGCCGATGATAAAATACCGCCGCTTGAAAAAATAGCGCTTATTCATTACCAGTTTGAAACTATTCATCCTTTTCTTGACGGAAACGGCAGGGTGGGCAGGCTTTTAATTACGTTCTATCTTTTATGGAAAAATATCCTTGCTTCACCGGTTTTGTATCTAAGCTACTATTTTAAAAAAAACAGGCAGGAATATTATGACAGGCTTAATAATGTAAGAATGAATGATGACGTTGAAGGGTGGATAAAGTTTTTTCTGGCCGGTGTAATAGAAGTAAGCAGGGACGCCGCGTCAACCGCCAGGGATGTAATTGCGTTAAAGGAAAGCCTTGTGGAAAAATACAGTTCTTCTTCAATTTACGCCGTAAAACTGATAAATTACATTTTTCATAACCCTTTTGTTAATAATAAAAAAATATCCGAATATCTGAAAGTTTCAAGGCAGACTGCTTTTAATTTAATCGGAATATTTGAGAAACAAGGCGTTTTAAAGGAATACACAGGTAAAAAAAGATGGAAAGAATACATTTTTACGGATTATGTGGAGAAAATAAAGAAAGGCACAGAGGGTCAGTAAATACATAAAATAACCCGATACCACGCCTTGACTCATGGATTTGATAGAAAAAGCACTGATAAAATATAACGAAATGCGGACTTATGTTTCAAAACACAGCCGGGCCTTAGATTAACCGCCCTGTCCGGGGGTAAGGCCCCGGACAGGGCGGTTGTAATTAAAAGATAACGAAGTTATTTCTTTATTTCAAAAAGTGAAAACAGTTCTTTTTCATCTTCTGTATATGTCTTAATATCTGTTTTGTCAAACGCGGTGCGGTAAAAAAGATAGATAAACCTGTCTTTTTCCACGGTAAAGAACACATTCCATTTTGTCCCTGTACTTTCATCCGCGTTTGCAACTATTGCTTTAGACCATTTTGTGCCGTTTACCGTAACAGGCAATATTTTAATTTTTTCACCAAGGTTCCATTTTGCCGGAATTGAACTGGTTTCATTGCCGTTATTTATCCTTGCTTCCAGGGCTTGTATCAGCCTTAAAGGCGAATTAATTATTCCGAAATCTTCCAAAAGTGTTTTTTCAATTTCACTCAGTTCAATAGATCTTATCATTGCCGCGTATATTCCTTGTTTGCCTGTTTCATTATGCCTGATTACAGTGTAACTGTAATGGCCCGGAGGCAGCTTGATAAAATACCAGTTTTCGTTCATTTGCAGATTGATATCCTCTGATAAAACCGCGGTGTTGCCGTAAATGGCTTTTAGAATTTTGTTAAAACCGATTGATTTTGTGACAAATACTGCTGCAATTATTCCGGCGGCTGTTAAAAAAATTATTAACCCGGCGGTAATCGCGCAGCCCGCGCCGGAGTCCATTGCCTTTAATTTATCAGGTGATATTTCATCGGCTTTGGACACGCGTATTTTCGCGTAAGTCACGTATTGTATTGACTGGACTATGGTGCTTAAAAGATTGACAATTATCATTAAAGGGAAGAATAAAAACGCGTTGACAGGCGCTAACCTGTAAATAAAAGGCGTGAAAACGGACGCAAGGAGTAAAAGCAGCATGGTTAAGAAAATAATTCCGGCGTTTCCTTTTGACAGATGCGAACTAAGTTTCAAAGGCCCTATTTCTTTATCTTCCACGATAACCGCGATGACGGCAAACCAGTATTTAAAAGCCAATATTATACCGGGGATTATTAACAGCAAAGAACCGGCTATGATTGCCGCGTTTATAAGAAATCCCACCAATAACAGTTTTCCGCTTACTTTAACGCCGGCCATAAAAGCCTCTGAAAAACTTATTTTAACGCCGTTATAAGATTTATGAAATAACGTGTATAGCGCGCCGTTGTTTACCAGCATAAGAAACGCGGCGATAAGCATAGCGGGAAAAATAAAAGAACCGCTTGCTTTTCCCGTGGCAGCAAGGTAGTAAGTGATTACGTAGGGTATAAGCGAAATAAGGTCAATAATTATAATTAAAGCCAGATTGTTAAAGTATAGCTGCGCCCCTTCCTTAACACTTTCTGTAAATGAAACTTTTTTTGCGTTTTCCATTAAATCCCTCCCCGGTACAGTTTATTATGATAAGTTGGTATATTTTCCGGTAAAAAGGACAAAGTGTCAATACGAAATACTTAAAAGCGTATTCGGTTGACAGGGTCAAGCGTCAGGGAATATAATAAATTGTTTTTAAATCTCAGGAGGGTTTATGAAAAAATACATATTATCGGCGTGGTTTGTGCTGTCTGTTTTAAATCTTTTTGCAATTGACGGGATGCTGCTGATCCACAAAAACTTTAATCTGGAAGATAACTGGTATAGGACAGTTTATGAAAACGCCCCCTACATCGCGACAACAGGCAAAGTTTATCAGGATGAGTTTTTCTTTATAAATGTAGTCTTTGGCAATTATAAAGCTGATGAAGGCGGGCATATGGATGTTATTTATGATATTAAGATTACGGATCCTGAAAATAAAATTTATTTTCAGGAAAAGGAAATACCCGCCGTAAAAACAGAGGGATTAAAACCGGGCGGTGTTTACATTGCCCGAGGTAATATTAAGATTAATCTTGAAACCGACAAACCCCTTGGAAAATATAAAGTGGAAGTGGTGCTTAAAGATAAAATTGACAAAAGCCTGAAGAAGCTTGAAGGGGATTTTGTGCTTGCTGCATTCAAAGGGGAAGAGCCGGTTAAAAGCGATGATGAACTTGGTGAGTGGATGATGAATTATTATAAAACCCCTGAACCGGGAAAGGTGTTAGCCAATTATTTATATTACGCCCAAAGCGCAATATCGGAAAACGACAGTTCTTTTGTACCAATGTTTGCTTTTGTCCTGAATGTTTTTAATAATAATAAATTTTTAGTCCCGATAGCGCTTGAAGAGTATAAAAAACTTGATTTAAAGGCAATACTCTACCTGCTGTGGCTTTTCAGGTATTCGGATTATGATTTTAAAGATTTTTTTGCCGGCCTTAAGGGTGATGAAAAAACAGCTTACGAAAAGATAAAAGACGGCGAATACGTAAAAAATCCCTATAAAAGTATTGAAGACGGCGGGCAGCTTGACGCGTTGTGGGGGGAGTTTTTTGCCACGGGTAATTATAAACCAATTAAACGCCTTGTTGAAGTCCTTGAATACGGAAAATATGAAGACAGGGTAAAAAATTACAAAAATATAACAAACCCAACTCGGAAAGATAAAGATGAACTTATGAAAGGGGCTATCTTTGGCGCCGCGGTAAAATCCCTGCTTAGCAACTGCAGCAGGCATGATTTGGTTTTTGATTACTGTTATTTTGCATATAAAAATGAAAAGGATCTGGACGCCGGCGCCCGTTCGTGGCTTGCTTCTTTGCTGAAAAACGTATTGAAGCAAAGGGATAAAGAAAAATAAAAAAGTTTTTGTGCCGGGCCTTGAAAGTAGAAAGTAAAAAGCAGTTATCGAGGCTTGATTTAAAAAGGCGGCAAATGTGAAATGGCCGTTGTTATATATATTTCGTTTTAACCTCTCCGGCAGCTGCATCTTTTCCCGGCCGCCGCGGCAATAAAACAGCTATGGCGGAGGTGTCAAGTCAGACCTTGTGTATAGCTTTTATCTTTGAAATTAAATATTATAAAAAAAACTTATAATTTCAAACGCCATCTCCGTGGTATTAACCCTATACAGGGCATTTGTTTTAGAAATAAAACCCGACCTCATTGATTCCTGTAGAAAAATATAAAGGGATTATTGTATAATAATTTAAATAAAAACAGGAGGCATCTAATGAGAAAAAATATTTTGTTTGGTCTTGCTTTTATCTCTGCTATTGCTGTTTTATCCTCGTGCGGCGGCAAAACCCCGGCAGAGCCGAAGCCTGCCGCGGAAGCTGAACCATGCGAGATAGTCATTGGCAATAAAATTGATGACGATAACGGTTATTGGAGCTGGAATTACCTTGTGGCGCTTGACCAGGTGGTAACTTCTGGTACGACAGTATATAAATTGGGGATAAAGCTTAAATACGATTCGGACTACATACTTGCCATATATGATGACAATGCAGGCGAACCGGGCGTAGTGTTGGCACAGACAGCGCCGCAGACCGGCGTAATAGGCTGGAACGAAGCTGCTGTAACAACACCGGTTTTACTTTCCGCCGGAAGCAAATACTGGCTGGTTTCTATAACTGGTTTTGATTCCATAACTGATAACACTGATTCGGGGATTGTAAAATATAAATCTTATTTATATACCACTGCCGCGTCATCAGGAATGCCGGGAAGCTTGACAGGGTGGAATGACAACTCCGGCCGGACAAAAGTTTACGCTACGTCCTGCCGGTAAATAAGTAACCAAATAACCCGACACCATGCTTTGACTTATGCTTTTGACAGAAAAAATGTCAAAAAAATGAATTTGCCGTTCCGGACCCTGAAAGTAGAAAGTAAAAGCCGTTATCGCGGGTTGATTAAAAAGGCGCAAATGTAAAATGACCATCAGGATTATTTAATTTCGTTTTAACCTCCGCTGCAGCCGCACCTACGGCCATCGAGTAAAAAACTGCCATGGCCAAGAAAGTGGAAAATAGAAATTAGATAAGACGAATTGCTATTGGTGTCCATGCTTTAAACTCTTATATATTCACTTTAACACTGGGATTTCCGCCGCGTATGCTTGTTACTTCAGGCCTGCAAGCCTAAATATTAATAAACATTCATTATGTTGTTTCATATAATAATGATATAATCCATCCATAAAAAATAGCTTAAGGAGCTGACAATGAAAAAAATAATTGCAATCAGCGTTCTTGT comes from the Candidatus Goldiibacteriota bacterium genome and includes:
- a CDS encoding Fic family protein; translation: MNTRAGRYVSQTSGFKAFIPELLSSGKFRINRDDELVSLLSEADRSLARLDGMTQILPDLDIFIFMYVKKEALLSSQIEGTQASLQGVLEFEADLSHKGEKINDMQDIKEVINYQKAMNYGIKRLQDFPMSMRLIREIHNILLTDTRGNNKTPGEFRESQNWIGPQGSTIETAAFIPPPAAEIIALMGDIEKYLYADDKIPPLEKIALIHYQFETIHPFLDGNGRVGRLLITFYLLWKNILASPVLYLSYYFKKNRQEYYDRLNNVRMNDDVEGWIKFFLAGVIEVSRDAASTARDVIALKESLVEKYSSSSIYAVKLINYIFHNPFVNNKKISEYLKVSRQTAFNLIGIFEKQGVLKEYTGKKRWKEYIFTDYVEKIKKGTEGQ
- a CDS encoding VOC family protein; this encodes MQKIVPHLWYDKEAVEAAGFYASFFPSSKVKFTSKMRGTPSGEVDIVGFTIMGYEFQAISAGPYFKFNPPISVMVNFDPSQDKDALKRIDEVWEKLLPGGTVMMPLDKYPFSGRYGWIQDKYGLSWQLIYTNPEGEKRPFIIPAMLFVTPGCDKAEEATDFYISVFKNSKRGTLSRYPAGMAPNKEGSVAFTDFKLGNQWFVAMDGSSEMHKFAFNEAVSLMIMCKDQAEIDYYWEKLSAVPEAEQCGWLKDKYGVSWQIVPAEMDEMMRKGTPEQTDRVTKAFLPMKKMVISELKKAYKGR